The genomic region GATTTCTTGATTTTAGATGCGAATTTCCCGCGATCGATTCGTTTTTGTTTGATTTCGGCGGAACAGTCTTTGCATCAAATTACGGGAACGCCTTTAGGAACGTGGCGCGATCCGGTGGAAAGGACTCTGGGGCGGTTGCGATCGGAAATGGATTATCTGACGGTTGACGAGGTGATGGATACGGGATTGCACGAGTTTCTCAATGGCTTGCAAGAACAACTCAATCAGGTGGGTGAAAAGATTTTTGCGACCTATTTCGCGCTCAATCCGGTGGAAGAAAGGGTAGAAAACTGGACGCCGATCGCCCGTCTGAGCAAGCAAACGCAAACGTTGTTGAGATAATACAAGGGTATTGTCTCAACAAGTTTTTGACAGACGATCGTGCGTTACGAAATTATTCACACGACGAGTTACGCTTACAACCGGGCGGTCACGTTCGATCCGCACGTTCTGCGCTTGCGATCGCGCAATGATTGCACGCAAACGTTGCACGATTTTCACTTGCAGATCGCCCCGGAACCGATCCGGATCTCGGACATTATCGATCTCGAAGGAAACGATCTGGTCAAGGTTTGGTTCGACCAAACGAGCGATCGCCTCGAATTTACGGTCAAATCCGAGGTGGAAACGTTTCGCCGAGATCCGTTTAATTTTCTACTCGAACCGTGGGCGGTTCGCTTACCCATCGACTATCCGGAACCGTTGCGAACTCAACTGCACTGCTATTTGCATCCGTTGGGTACCCCCAGTACGGTCGATCCGGTGGTGGCGCAACTGGCCCACGAAATTTGGCAGGATGTGGCGGGAAGTACGACGGCGTTTGTCTGCGAACTCAACCAACGCCTGCATGAAAATTGCCGCCACCAGGTGCGCGAAACGGGACCGCCTCTGGAGGCGAGTGTGACTTGGACCCAAAAACAGGGCAGTTGTCGGGATGTGGCGGTTTTGTTTATGGAAACCTGTCGGGTGATGGGATTGGCGGCGCGGTTCGTCAGTGGGTACCAACAGGGAAATCCGAATTGGAAGCGGCGCCACCTGCACGCTTGGGTGGAGGTTTATTTTCCCGGCGGGGGATGGCGCGGTTACGATCCGACCCAAGGGATGGCGGTGGGCGATCGCCACGTGGCGTTAGTCGCCAGTGCGATTCCGAAACAGGCGGCGCCGATTTCCGGGACGTTTCGCGGGAGTGCGGTGCGATCGCAGATGAACGCCCATTTATCGATTAAGGTTCTCGACGGCGACGACGGCGGTGGGGTTGGCGCGTCGGATTCGTTGAATTTACACCAAGCGACGGAACGGGAAATTTACGAAATTCTGCATTCTAAAGGAACGGCAAAAAAAGAGATTCAGGCGGCGATCGAGGCGATCGCCTACTGGCAGGACGGCGATCGCGAACTGACGTGGAAAAACTTAAAACAGTCCACTAAATCCGGCAAGCATAAAGTGAAAGGTTTTGGCAAAAAAACCTACAAACTCTTACAAGAACTTGCCTTTTTGCGCGAGGCGTGAGGGCGATCGCCGCGAATCGGTTCAATCGATTAAAATATCTTCCTCCGACTCGTAATATTCCCACTCAATATCCGGCATGTCGTCAAATGCCTTTTTGACGTAGGTTTCCCATAACTTGCGGATTTTCGCTAAATAGGGATCGCCCAAGCGCAAGCGCAATTGATGGCGGATACTAAAAGAATCTTTTTCGTACATCACCAAATCGATCGGCGGACCGACAGAAATATTCGATTTCATCGTCGAATCGATCGAGAGTAAAGCGCATTTCGCCGCCGCCTCCAAGGGGGTATCGAAATTGAGAGTTCGATCTAAAATAGGCTTGCCGTATTTAGTCTCGCCAATTTGTAAAAACGTCGTTTCTTTGGTGGTGTGAATGTAGTTTCCTTGGGTATAAATCAGGTAAAGTTTCGCTTCTTCCCCGTGAAGTTGTCCGCCTAAAAGAAAGCTGCATCGGGCGTCAATGCTATCGCGTTCCAACCAGGAGCGATCGCGATCTTGCACTTCTCTAAGTTTGTTGCCGACATAACGGGCGATTCCTTCCATACTGTCGATAGTATGTAAGTTATGGTCCTCCTTAAACTTGAGGTCTTTCTCTAAGGCGGTAATCACCGCTTGGGTAATTGACAAGTTCCCCGACGTACATAAAACGACTACCCGATTGCCCGATGCGGAAAAATCGAACAATTTTTGATAAGTCGAAATATAATCGACTCCGGCATTGGTTCGAGAGTCCGCCGCCATTACTAATCCGAAGCGAGTCACGATCCCGAGACAATACGTCATAACAGCTTACTGAGAGAGCAACCTTAAATTTTAAGTCCTCAAAGTTTATCAAACAAAAGGCATTGAAAAGATGAGCCAGTGAACTTCTCGACGACAAGGAACGACCGACGCATCACCTTTTCAGCCTTTCCGAGTCGATCGCCTAAGACCCGCCGACACCCCACTCCAAAAAGGCGGCAGCTTCCACGTGGGAGGTCTGGGGGAAGAAATCGGCAGGTTGTACCGTCGTCAAGCGATAGCCGCCCTCGCAGAGAATTTTGAGGTCGCGGGCGAGGGTGGCGGGTTTGCAACTGATGTAGACCAGTTGGCGGGGGCGCAGGTCGAGCAAACTTTCGAGGACGGCGCGATCGCAGCCCTTGCGCGGGGGATCCAACAACACCAGATCCGGAGGCCGATCTTCGGTCAACCCCAACGATTCCGGTTGCGACAGTAAAGTTTCTACGGCGCCTTGATAAAACTCGACATTATTCAAGTCGTTGAGTTCGGCGTTGGCGCGGGCGCAGGCGATCGAGGCGTCGCTGACTTCCAAACCGATCGCCCGTC from Oxynema aestuarii AP17 harbors:
- a CDS encoding transglutaminase family protein; this encodes MRYEIIHTTSYAYNRAVTFDPHVLRLRSRNDCTQTLHDFHLQIAPEPIRISDIIDLEGNDLVKVWFDQTSDRLEFTVKSEVETFRRDPFNFLLEPWAVRLPIDYPEPLRTQLHCYLHPLGTPSTVDPVVAQLAHEIWQDVAGSTTAFVCELNQRLHENCRHQVRETGPPLEASVTWTQKQGSCRDVAVLFMETCRVMGLAARFVSGYQQGNPNWKRRHLHAWVEVYFPGGGWRGYDPTQGMAVGDRHVALVASAIPKQAAPISGTFRGSAVRSQMNAHLSIKVLDGDDGGGVGASDSLNLHQATEREIYEILHSKGTAKKEIQAAIEAIAYWQDGDRELTWKNLKQSTKSGKHKVKGFGKKTYKLLQELAFLREA
- a CDS encoding proteasome-type protease; protein product: MTYCLGIVTRFGLVMAADSRTNAGVDYISTYQKLFDFSASGNRVVVLCTSGNLSITQAVITALEKDLKFKEDHNLHTIDSMEGIARYVGNKLREVQDRDRSWLERDSIDARCSFLLGGQLHGEEAKLYLIYTQGNYIHTTKETTFLQIGETKYGKPILDRTLNFDTPLEAAAKCALLSIDSTMKSNISVGPPIDLVMYEKDSFSIRHQLRLRLGDPYLAKIRKLWETYVKKAFDDMPDIEWEYYESEEDILID